The proteins below come from a single Streptomyces sp. M92 genomic window:
- a CDS encoding citrate synthase 2, with translation MSDFAPGLEGVVAFETEIAEPDKEGGALRYRGVDIEDLVGHVSFGNVWGLLVDGAFNPGLPPAEPFPIPVHSGDIRVDVQSALAMLAPVWGLKPLLDIDAEQARADLARAAVMALSYVAQSARGQGLPMVPQREIDKAQSVVERFMIRWRGEPDPRHVAAVDAYWTSAAEHGMNASTFTARVIASTGADVAAALSGAVGAMSGPLHGGAPSRVLHMIEEIERTGDAEAYVRKTLDAGERLMGFGHRVYRAEDPRARVLRRTARELGAPRYEVAEALEKAALAELHARRPDRVLATNVEFWAAIMLDFAEVPAHMFTSMFTCARTAGWSAHILEQKRTGRLVRPSARYVGPGPRDPRSIEGYADIAG, from the coding sequence ATGTCCGACTTCGCACCCGGGCTCGAAGGAGTCGTCGCGTTCGAGACGGAGATCGCCGAACCCGACAAGGAGGGCGGCGCCCTCCGCTACCGCGGCGTCGACATCGAGGACCTGGTCGGGCACGTCTCCTTCGGGAACGTCTGGGGCCTGCTCGTCGACGGCGCCTTCAACCCCGGCCTGCCCCCGGCCGAACCCTTCCCCATCCCCGTGCACTCCGGCGACATCCGCGTCGACGTGCAGTCGGCGCTCGCCATGCTCGCCCCCGTCTGGGGCCTCAAACCGCTCCTCGACATCGACGCCGAGCAGGCCCGCGCCGACCTCGCCCGCGCCGCCGTCATGGCCCTGTCCTACGTCGCCCAGTCCGCCCGCGGCCAGGGCCTGCCCATGGTCCCGCAGCGCGAGATCGACAAGGCCCAGTCCGTCGTCGAACGCTTCATGATCCGCTGGCGCGGCGAACCCGACCCCAGGCACGTCGCCGCCGTCGACGCCTACTGGACCTCCGCCGCCGAGCACGGCATGAACGCCTCCACCTTCACCGCCCGCGTCATCGCCTCCACCGGCGCCGACGTGGCCGCCGCCCTCTCCGGAGCCGTCGGCGCCATGTCCGGCCCGCTGCACGGCGGCGCCCCCTCCCGCGTCCTGCACATGATCGAGGAGATCGAACGCACCGGGGACGCCGAGGCCTACGTCAGGAAGACCCTCGACGCGGGCGAACGCCTCATGGGCTTCGGCCACCGCGTCTACCGCGCCGAGGACCCCCGCGCCCGCGTCCTGCGCCGCACCGCCCGCGAACTGGGCGCCCCGCGCTACGAGGTCGCCGAGGCCCTGGAGAAGGCCGCCCTGGCCGAACTCCACGCCCGCCGCCCCGACCGGGTCCTCGCCACCAACGTCGAGTTCTGGGCCGCCATCATGCTGGACTTCGCCGAGGTCCCGGCCCACATGTTCACCTCGATGTTCACCTGCGCCCGCACGGCCGGCTGGTCCGCGCACATCCTGGAACAGAAGCGCACCGGCCGCCTGGTCCGCCCCTCGGCCCGCTACGTCGGCCCGGGCCCCCGCGACCCGCGCTCGATCGAGGGCTACGCCGACATCGCGGGCTGA
- the pdxH gene encoding pyridoxamine 5'-phosphate oxidase, translating to MAAVTDRDAVPFDLASMRKQYRAEGLAESELAATPLEQFARWFKQAATEGGLFEPNAMVVSTADAEGRPSSRTVLLKHFDERGFVFYTNYESRKGRELGGNPYVSLLFPWHPMARQVIVTGTARRTGRDETAGYFRTRPHGSQLGAWASAQSSVVAGRDALDAAYAGLAARYPEGEQVPVPPHWGGFRVVPDAVEFWQGRENRLHDRLRYVAGAGGGWRVERLSP from the coding sequence ATGGCCGCTGTGACCGACCGCGATGCCGTCCCCTTCGATCTCGCCTCGATGCGCAAGCAGTACCGGGCCGAGGGGCTTGCCGAGTCCGAGCTGGCCGCCACGCCCCTGGAGCAGTTCGCGCGCTGGTTCAAGCAGGCCGCGACGGAGGGCGGGCTGTTCGAGCCGAACGCGATGGTCGTCTCCACGGCGGACGCCGAGGGCCGGCCCAGCTCCCGCACGGTGCTGCTGAAGCACTTCGACGAGCGGGGCTTCGTCTTCTACACCAACTACGAGTCGCGCAAGGGCCGTGAGCTGGGCGGGAATCCGTACGTGTCGCTGCTGTTCCCGTGGCATCCGATGGCCCGGCAGGTCATCGTGACGGGGACGGCGCGGCGGACCGGGCGGGACGAGACCGCCGGGTACTTCCGGACCCGGCCGCACGGCTCCCAGCTGGGTGCCTGGGCCAGCGCCCAGTCGTCGGTGGTGGCCGGCCGGGACGCCCTGGACGCCGCGTACGCCGGGCTGGCGGCGCGCTATCCGGAGGGCGAGCAGGTGCCGGTGCCGCCGCACTGGGGCGGGTTCCGGGTGGTGCCGGACGCGGTGGAGTTCTGGCAGGGGCGGGAGAACCGGCTGCACGACCGGCTGCGGTACGTGGCGGGGGCGGGCGGGGGGTGGCGGGTGGAG
- a CDS encoding GNAT family N-acetyltransferase: MTKHQGEPPVRRAIVSGSTFEERIGYARAVVDGDRVHVSGTTGFDYASMTISEDVVEQAGQCLRNVGAALAEAGCTFADVVRVRYLLPAREDFEPCWPVLRRAFGEVRPAATMMVCGLADERMRIEIEADARRGPVGPGAGLRVEAVAGDAMVEEWRHVHDEVVPPAAMTPEQARERAGRYRLANAYLGDVLVGCSTVRPPEGEERVATVIARVLPAFRGRGIGTALHEAGMAEAAALGAGAVETVVLAANGDGLRFAEGRGFVERERYVLDGESDEWVDLRLAAHPS; this comes from the coding sequence ATGACGAAGCACCAGGGGGAACCGCCGGTCAGGCGGGCGATAGTCAGTGGGTCGACGTTCGAGGAGCGGATCGGGTACGCCCGGGCCGTCGTCGACGGGGACCGGGTGCACGTGTCGGGGACGACCGGGTTCGACTACGCGTCGATGACCATCTCCGAGGACGTGGTGGAGCAGGCCGGGCAGTGCCTGCGCAACGTCGGGGCGGCACTGGCCGAGGCGGGGTGCACGTTCGCGGACGTCGTGCGGGTGCGGTACCTGCTGCCCGCGCGGGAGGACTTCGAGCCGTGCTGGCCGGTGCTGCGGCGGGCGTTCGGCGAGGTGCGGCCGGCCGCGACCATGATGGTGTGCGGGCTCGCGGACGAGCGGATGCGGATCGAGATCGAGGCGGACGCGCGGCGCGGGCCGGTCGGTCCGGGCGCCGGGCTGCGCGTCGAGGCCGTGGCCGGGGACGCCATGGTGGAGGAGTGGCGGCACGTCCACGACGAGGTGGTGCCGCCCGCCGCGATGACCCCGGAACAGGCGCGGGAGCGGGCCGGGCGGTACCGGCTGGCCAACGCCTACCTCGGGGACGTGCTCGTCGGGTGTTCCACGGTGCGGCCGCCCGAGGGGGAGGAGCGGGTGGCGACCGTGATCGCCCGGGTGCTGCCCGCGTTCCGGGGGCGCGGGATCGGCACGGCGCTCCACGAGGCGGGCATGGCGGAGGCGGCCGCGCTCGGCGCCGGGGCGGTGGAGACCGTGGTGCTGGCGGCCAACGGTGACGGGTTGCGGTTCGCCGAGGGGCGTGGGTTCGTGGAACGGGAGCGGTACGTGTTGGATGGCGAGAGCGACGAGTGGGTCGACCTGAGGCTCGCCGCGCACCCGTCATGA